Part of the Cloacibacterium caeni genome is shown below.
ATACTACTGAAGAAAAACTAATAGAAATAATAAAATCTAAAATAAAACTTCTTAATTCTGAAAATCAAAATATTAATTGTCTTATTTTAAATGAATATAGAACAAAAAAGCACATTTTTAACTTTGAAAGAGAAAGTCAAGAGAAGTTTATTACCTTAAGAAATAAGGATTGGATTGTGAAAATAGATAATGCAATTCAAGAAAAAGAAAAAGCATTTATATTTGTAGGATTATACCATCTGGATTTTAAAGAGGGGTTATTAGAGTTATTAAAAAGTAGAGGCTACTCTGTAGAAGAAATAATTTTAAATTAGAAGTTTCTATCTGTCAGTTAAAGTTTTAACATAAATATTTAATTTCCAAAAATAAAAACATCTACTATTTTTTTACAAAACTTCCAACATTTAACTTTCTACCTTCCCGCAAAAAAGATTTATCTTTGTACCATGACAATTCAAGAAAAACAACAAGAAATTATAGAAGAATTCGAGTTTCTGGACGATTGGGAGCAGAAATACGAATACATTATAGACTTGGGAAAAGAACTGAAAGGTTTGCCTGAAGATAAAAAAACAGTCGAAAATCTGATTAAAGGTTGCCAGTCAAAAGTTTGGTTAGACGCCGAATTCAGAGACGGAAAACTCTTCTTCAATGCAGATTCTGATGGAATTTTACCGAAAGGAATTGTTTCTCTTTTGGTGCGAATTTACAGCGGTCATTCTACCCAAGAAATTTTGGATTCTGATTTTGATTTTATCTCAAAAATCGGTTTGCAAGAATTTTTATCGCCTTCCAGAGCCAATGGTTTAATGGCAATGACCAAACAAATTAAGTTCTACGCGGTTGCATTTCAGTTAAAATCGTGAAAAAAATCTTAGCATATCGTTTTTCCGCTTTTGGAGATGTGGCGATGATTGTGCCTGTTCTAAAAGAATTTTTGGCACAAAATCCTGACACAGAAATTATTTTCGTTTCCAGAAAAAACTTTGCCGATTTATTCGATGGAGTAGAGCGATTGACTTTTCGTGGCGTAAATCTAGATGATTACAAAGGTTTTTTCGGGTTAAGAAAATTGGCTTTAGAACTGAAAAAGGAATTTCAGCCAGATTTTGTAGCGGATTTGCACAATGTTTTGCGCACTAAAATTCTGAGTTTTTTCTTCAAAAAAACCGCAACACTTGACAAAGGAAGAACCGAAAAAAAATTACTTACGAGAAAGGAAAATAAGATTAAAAAACCACTGAAACCAACTACAGAACGTTATGCAGATGTTTTCAGAAAATTAGGTTTTAAACTAAAACTTTCTCATCAATTATTCCCAAAATCTCAACAAAAATCTGGAATTGGATTTGCTCCTTTTGCTCAACATGCAGGAAAAATGCTTCCCATTGAAAAATCTTTAGAATTGGTAAAAACACTTTCTAAAAATTATCCAATTTATCTTTTTGGTGGCGGAAAAAAGGAAGTAGAAATTCTATCAAAATGGGAGCAAGAGATTGAAAATGTAACTTCTCTCGCTGGGAAACTTTCGCTTAAAGAAGAACTTCAGAAAATTTCGGAATTAGAACTCATGATTTCTATGGATTCTGCCAATATGCATTTGGCAAGTTTGGTGGGAACTAGAGTGGTTTCGGTTTGGGGAGCTACCCATTATTTCGCTGGATTTTTAGGATACGGACAGTCCGAAAAAGATATTGTAGAAATTACAGATTTAGCGTGCAGACCTTGTTCTGTTTTTGGCAACAAACCTTGTTTCAGAGGCGATTATGCTTGTCTTAATCAAATAGAAATTTCAGAAATCTTGAAGAAAATTTAGATTTAAGTTAATTCATAATTTTTTTTAAAACATCTAAGATGTTTTCTTAATGAACTTAATGCCTTAATAGAGACTTAATGTTTAAATTTTAATCTCAATAAATACTTGTATTTCTTATCTTTGCTCTATGCAAATTGTACTCATCGGTTCTGGAAATGTGGCATTTCACTTGACAAAAGCTTTTTCCGAAGCTCAAATTCCTATTTCTCAAATTTTTGGAAGAAATACCACCGAACTTCAGAAAATTTCGGAGCAATTTTCCATTCCTTTTTCTACGGAAACTCTTGTTGATGCTGATTTGTACATTATTTCTGTAAGTGATTCTTCGATTACTGAAGTCTCTTCTCTCATCAAAAACGAAAATGCTTTGGTAACGCATACTTCTGGTTCGGTTTCACGTGAAGCATTGAATGGAAATTACAGAAAATCAGTTTTTTATCCGCTTCAAACGTTTTCAAAATCTAAAAATTTAGACTATTCTAAAATTCCCTTTTTCATAGATGCAGAAAATGAAAATGATGAAGAAATTTTGAAAAATTTGGCTTCAAAGATTTCTAAAAATGTAATGCTTGCCAATGATGAAAAAAGAAAATACATTCATTTGACAGCGGTTTTTGCTTGTAATTTTGTGAATCATTTGTACGCGAGAGCCAAGGAAATTTCTGACAGTCAAGGAATTCCGTTTGATTATTTCTTACCATTAATTGACGAAACTACCCAAAAAATTCATGAATTAGAACCAAAATTAGCACAAACTGGACCTGCTATTAGAAATGATGAAAAAGTGCTGAAACTTCATGAATCTTTATTAACCGATGAAGAAAAACTAAAAATCTATAAAACCTTAAACGAATCGATAAAGAAAATGTATCATTGATTTTAGATGTACGATTTTAGATTTACGAATAACTTTTTTCAAAATCTCAAATCTCAAATCTCAAATCTCAAATCGTAAATTTTATGAGTCATTTAGAAAAATTAAAAAATATAAAAGCCTTTGTTTTTGATGTAGACGGCGTTTTCACAGACGGTAGCGTTTATCTATTACCAGAAGGAAATATGTGCAGAGTGATGAATGTTTTAGATGGTTTTGCAGTGGTAAAAGCATTGAAAAAAGACTATAAAATCTGCGTGATTACAGGTGGAGATGATCCCATGGTTCGTCACAGAATTCATTATTTAGGCATCACAGATTATTATGCAAAAGTGCATCATAAATTAGAAAAATTCGAAGAGTTTAAAACCAAATATAATCTTCAAAACGAAGAAATTCTTACGATGGGAGATGATATTCCAGACATCAAAATGATGAAAATTTCTGGAATTTCAGCTTGTCCACCCAATTCTGTGGCAGAAGTGAAAGAAATTTCGGACTATATTTCTCCTGTTTATGGTGGAAAAGGTGCTGTAAGAGACGTGATAGAACAGGTCATGAAAGTGCAAGGAACTTGGATTGACGATGATACGCAGTCGATATAATTTGATGATGTGATAATTTGATGATGTGATAATTTGATGATGTGATAATTTGGTAATGTGATAATTTGGTAATGTGATAATTGATTAACTTTATAAATTCTCCTAAATCCTAAATCCTAAATGAAAATATTACTCGGCTCTAATTCACCCAGAAGAAAAGAACTTTTACAAAGTTTAGGTTTTGATTTTGAGGTGGTTTCTATAAATTGTGACGAAGTTTTTCCAGAAAATTTATCCGTAGAAAATATTGCAGGATACCTTTCTGAACTCAAAGCAGATGCTTATAGAAATTTAGAAAAAAATGAAATTTTGCTCACTTCTGATACCATTGTTACTTTTGAAGGAAAAGTTCTCGGAAAGCCTAAAAATAGGGAAGAAGCGGTAGAAATGCTTCAACATTTATCGGGGAAAACTCACCAAGTTTACACCGCTGTTTCATTTAAAAGTTCTGAAAAAATTATCACTAAAACAGATGTTGCAGATGTAGAATTTTCAGAAATTACTGACCTAGAAATCAATTTTTACATCGAAAATTATCATCCTTTTGACAAAGCTGGAAGTTACGGAATTCAGGAATGGTTAGGCATGGCTAAAATCTCTAAAATCAATGGCAGTTTTTACACGATTATGGGATTGCCAACACATTTGGTTTACGAAACTTTAAAAGATTTAGGTTTCTAAAAAATTCCTTATTTTTACTGAATGTTTTTATGCCTCAATCACAATAAATTGTGGCAATTTCAGTTATTAAAACACTCCATGAAAAAATATATACTTCTCGCTTTAGGTTCTGCATTTTTTTTGGCTTGTTCGCCAAGAAAAGATGGCTATTTGAACCGTAAATATCAAGGTTTCACCACTTTTTACAATGTTTTGTTCAATGGAGAAGAAGCGCTCAATGCCGAATTGAAACAGCGAGATAAATCTTATAGAGATAATTTTCATGCGCCTTACATTAAATTACTCACTTACGAAGAGCAAATTTCTTCTGCTCAAATGGAAAATTTAGGCGTTTCTGATAACGAAGAAGGAGTAGCACCAGAAGATTTTTACAGAGATGACACCGAAACTGGAGCTTCTGTTGCCAATACTGGAACCAGCACTTTAGAAATCGCAGAAATGAAGGCTCAAAAAGCCATTGATAAACATTCGATGATGTTTAAGGGCGAAGAAAAAAACAAAACTATTTTTGATGCTTATCTTGTATTAGCAAAAGCAAGATTGTTCCAAAATAAGCCTTTAGAAGCACTTGACGCACTTAATACAGTTCAAAAAATTTATAAAAAAGACAAGAGACTTTCTTTAGCCAAAGTTTACGAAGCCTACACTTACGGAAAAATGAAGGATTATTATCGCGCAGATGAAACCTTCCGTGAACTGAAAGAAAATAAAAAACTCAAAAAATCTGAGAAAAAATTACTGAGTATTTTCTATTCGGAAATGCTTTTAAACGCTGGTAAAAAGGAAGAAGCTGTAGCAGAATTAGAAAGTGCGTATAAACTTAATAAAAACAAAAAATTAAGAAGCAGAATTGCTTTTCTTCGTGGACAAATCCTTGCCAATCTTGGCAAAAATGAAGAAGCGAGAGAAAGTTTTGTCACCGCTTATAAAAACGCCAGAAATTTTGAATTTGAAGTAAAATCTCAAGTAGAAATTGCCAAAACTTTCAACGGAAAAGACGATGATTACGAAGGCGCAAAAGAATATTTGGAAAAAATCAGTAAAAAAGGAACCTATGCTTCTAGAAAAAATGAATTCTATTATGCGCTAGGTTTAATGGCAAAAAAAGCGGGTAAAAATGAAGAAGCACAAGAATTTTTCCAGAAATCTATTAAAGAAAAAGTATCAGATCCTCAAGTTAGAGGTTTGGCTTACTATGAAATCGGGAAAAAGTTTTTCGAAGATAATGACTATTTAAGCGCTGGTGTTTATTACGATTCTGCTTACGTTGCAATGAATTATGCCCCTGCAAAAGAAGAACTGAAATCGCTTACCGAAAACATAAAAGACATTTCTAAAAATTATTATCTCATCAAAAAGAACGACAGCATTCTGAAACTGACTAAAATGTCTAATGATGAGCGAATTGCCTTTTTCAACAAACATATTGAAGGGATAAAAGCCAAAGAAGCTAAAGAAGAACTGGAACGTAAAAAAGCAGAAAAAGAAAGCAAAAACAGAGTAGAAACCGTAGATTTTGCCTTGCTAGGAAATACAGATAACAACAATTCTTTCTTGGATTTTAATGGAAGTAAAGGCTTCTATTTTGCTAATCAAGCCAATATTTCTAAAGGCGAAAAAGAATTTAAGCAAATCTGGGGAAATAGAGCACTTACCGACAATTGGCGAACTTCTACCAAAATGAATTCTATAGAAGATCTTAAAAATGAAGCACTCGGAATTACGGCTGCTCCAGATCCTAGAAGATATGAACCTGATTTCTACATTGAAAAAATTCCGACCAAAACAGAAGAAATTTTAGCACTCAAAAAAGACAGAGATACGGCAAGTCTTGGTCTGGGAAGAATGTACGAAAACTTCTTTTCTAATACTTCTTTAGCTACCAAAACATTGTACGATTTGGTAGATTCTAAGACTGATGAAGAAACCGAATTGCAAGCATTGTATCAGATTTTTTCTATGAATTATGAAAAAAATCCTAGTGCTGCAGAACGTGCGAAACAATTGATCTTAGAGAAATATCCTTACACTTCTTATGCGGAATTTGTGAAAAACCCTAAGAAAGCAGATTTCACCACTTCTGATTCTGAGGTAGAAAAAATCTATACACAAGCTTTTGCTCTTTACTCCGAAGAAAAATTTGATGATTCTAAAAAATTGATTGAAGAAACCTTACAGAAATATCCAAAAGATGTTTTGGTTCCTAAATTTACCTTGTTGAATGCCTTTAACACTGGAAAAACTGCAGGAAAAGAAATCATGATTCTTCAATTAGAACAATTAATGCTGAATTATG
Proteins encoded:
- a CDS encoding KdsC family phosphatase gives rise to the protein MSHLEKLKNIKAFVFDVDGVFTDGSVYLLPEGNMCRVMNVLDGFAVVKALKKDYKICVITGGDDPMVRHRIHYLGITDYYAKVHHKLEKFEEFKTKYNLQNEEILTMGDDIPDIKMMKISGISACPPNSVAEVKEISDYISPVYGGKGAVRDVIEQVMKVQGTWIDDDTQSI
- a CDS encoding Rossmann-like and DUF2520 domain-containing protein, with the translated sequence MQIVLIGSGNVAFHLTKAFSEAQIPISQIFGRNTTELQKISEQFSIPFSTETLVDADLYIISVSDSSITEVSSLIKNENALVTHTSGSVSREALNGNYRKSVFYPLQTFSKSKNLDYSKIPFFIDAENENDEEILKNLASKISKNVMLANDEKRKYIHLTAVFACNFVNHLYARAKEISDSQGIPFDYFLPLIDETTQKIHELEPKLAQTGPAIRNDEKVLKLHESLLTDEEKLKIYKTLNESIKKMYH
- a CDS encoding Maf family nucleotide pyrophosphatase, which codes for MKILLGSNSPRRKELLQSLGFDFEVVSINCDEVFPENLSVENIAGYLSELKADAYRNLEKNEILLTSDTIVTFEGKVLGKPKNREEAVEMLQHLSGKTHQVYTAVSFKSSEKIITKTDVADVEFSEITDLEINFYIENYHPFDKAGSYGIQEWLGMAKISKINGSFYTIMGLPTHLVYETLKDLGF
- a CDS encoding SufE family protein; protein product: MTIQEKQQEIIEEFEFLDDWEQKYEYIIDLGKELKGLPEDKKTVENLIKGCQSKVWLDAEFRDGKLFFNADSDGILPKGIVSLLVRIYSGHSTQEILDSDFDFISKIGLQEFLSPSRANGLMAMTKQIKFYAVAFQLKS
- a CDS encoding glycosyltransferase family 9 protein, translating into MIVPVLKEFLAQNPDTEIIFVSRKNFADLFDGVERLTFRGVNLDDYKGFFGLRKLALELKKEFQPDFVADLHNVLRTKILSFFFKKTATLDKGRTEKKLLTRKENKIKKPLKPTTERYADVFRKLGFKLKLSHQLFPKSQQKSGIGFAPFAQHAGKMLPIEKSLELVKTLSKNYPIYLFGGGKKEVEILSKWEQEIENVTSLAGKLSLKEELQKISELELMISMDSANMHLASLVGTRVVSVWGATHYFAGFLGYGQSEKDIVEITDLACRPCSVFGNKPCFRGDYACLNQIEISEILKKI
- the porW gene encoding type IX secretion system periplasmic lipoprotein PorW/SprE; its protein translation is MKKYILLALGSAFFLACSPRKDGYLNRKYQGFTTFYNVLFNGEEALNAELKQRDKSYRDNFHAPYIKLLTYEEQISSAQMENLGVSDNEEGVAPEDFYRDDTETGASVANTGTSTLEIAEMKAQKAIDKHSMMFKGEEKNKTIFDAYLVLAKARLFQNKPLEALDALNTVQKIYKKDKRLSLAKVYEAYTYGKMKDYYRADETFRELKENKKLKKSEKKLLSIFYSEMLLNAGKKEEAVAELESAYKLNKNKKLRSRIAFLRGQILANLGKNEEARESFVTAYKNARNFEFEVKSQVEIAKTFNGKDDDYEGAKEYLEKISKKGTYASRKNEFYYALGLMAKKAGKNEEAQEFFQKSIKEKVSDPQVRGLAYYEIGKKFFEDNDYLSAGVYYDSAYVAMNYAPAKEELKSLTENIKDISKNYYLIKKNDSILKLTKMSNDERIAFFNKHIEGIKAKEAKEELERKKAEKESKNRVETVDFALLGNTDNNNSFLDFNGSKGFYFANQANISKGEKEFKQIWGNRALTDNWRTSTKMNSIEDLKNEALGITAAPDPRRYEPDFYIEKIPTKTEEILALKKDRDTASLGLGRMYENFFSNTSLATKTLYDLVDSKTDEETELQALYQIFSMNYEKNPSAAERAKQLILEKYPYTSYAEFVKNPKKADFTTSDSEVEKIYTQAFALYSEEKFDDSKKLIEETLQKYPKDVLVPKFTLLNAFNTGKTAGKEIMILQLEQLMLNYAKTPEGIKAKEMLQYLKSDIKVEQFDDNGNPISPKNEPAVAPQNVNSSSTNPERIQQNNSKQRNLQEMQQDDPLQPKDLKPKK